The genome window AGCTCTGTTACTCTGTTCCTTTGTCACTCTTCTTGCCGGTTCTGCGCATTTTGAACTTTTTGTCCAAATAGACCGTATAAATTAACATCCGCACGGAAGCAGATAACCTCCTCCTACAGATCAAAGATGATCGTTAGCGCTGGACTAAACACCCAGCGCTTTTTTTATGAATCATTCCTCTTTGAGTTTTATGTTTGATCCCTGTAACTTCAAAGCGTCACCTAGAAGCTCCCGAAGGTTAGCGAGACATTATTAATCTTATTTTGTTTTGTTAGAAATAATATTTACACTATATCAGAATCTAAATCTATCTCAATATCAATTTTCCCTTTATAGTTTTTTAACGATTTTATCTTATTTTTTTGAATGATATTGGTTAGAGCTTTTTTGATTAAATCTGTTTTAGTGGGAGATTTCGTTACCCGCATGGCTTCGTTCATTAAATCTTCGGGTATATCGATCGTT of candidate division KSB1 bacterium contains these proteins:
- a CDS encoding type II toxin-antitoxin system VapB family antitoxin, translated to MRTTIDIPEDLMNEAMRVTKSPTKTDLIKKALTNIIQKNKIKSLKNYKGKIDIEIDLDSDIV